The following proteins are encoded in a genomic region of Aerococcaceae bacterium DSM 111021:
- the gloB gene encoding hydroxyacylglutathione hydrolase, which yields MNINPVQAFSDNYIWVIDNGTGGIIVDPGEAQDVLAYIEEKHLNLEAIILTHKHDDHIGGVSEVLAKYPDTPVYGPKETEHLNTHLVKDGDEFELLGQTLKVFKSGGHTEGHISYLMVDNLFCGDALFSGGCGRVFTGDYQAQYDALQTFKALPDNVKVYAAHEYTETNLRFAHSIDPTDQAFTEALKEVEALRASDKPTLPSTIEKEKDINLFLQAESLDTFIELRNQRDNF from the coding sequence ATGAATATTAATCCAGTACAGGCTTTTTCTGATAATTATATTTGGGTGATTGATAATGGAACGGGTGGAATTATCGTTGACCCTGGTGAGGCACAGGATGTGTTAGCATATATAGAAGAGAAACACTTAAATTTAGAGGCGATTATCTTAACTCATAAGCATGACGATCATATTGGCGGGGTATCTGAAGTTTTGGCTAAGTATCCAGACACACCTGTCTACGGACCAAAAGAAACAGAACATTTAAATACACACCTTGTAAAAGATGGGGATGAGTTCGAGTTATTGGGGCAAACACTTAAAGTATTCAAGAGTGGTGGACATACTGAAGGACACATTAGCTACTTAATGGTAGACAACTTGTTCTGTGGAGATGCCTTGTTCTCAGGAGGTTGTGGGCGTGTGTTTACTGGCGATTATCAAGCTCAATATGATGCACTTCAGACTTTTAAAGCTTTGCCTGACAACGTTAAAGTTTATGCTGCACATGAATATACAGAAACAAATTTACGTTTTGCACATTCAATTGACCCAACGGACCAAGCTTTTACTGAAGCTTTAAAAGAAGTTGAAGCGCTACGTGCCAGTGATAAACCAACGTTACCTTCAACAATTGAGAAAGAAAAAGACATTAACTTATTTTTACAAGCAGAAAGTTTAGATACATTTATTGAATTAAGAAACCAACGAGATAACTTTTAA